Genomic segment of bacterium:
CCCCCGGCGCTGGGCCTCCTCCACCCCCGAAGCCGAGATGCCGTAGCCCTCCTGGATCCGGTTGGGAAGGTACCAGGAAACCTCGGCCCCCAGGGCAAACAGGCTGCGCCACAGCAGGGCGGTGCCGGTGATGCCGTCCACGTCATAGTCGCCGTAGATCATTATCTTCTGCCGGGCGGCCAAAGCCTCTTCTATCCGGACCACGGTCTTTTCCATGTCGTTCATCAGATACGGGTCATGGAGATCCTTCAGGGTGGGACGCAGGAACTGCCGGGCCTCGGGCCCGGTGGTGATCCCCCGGGCCACCAGCAGCCTGGCTATGATGGAAGGAACTTCCAGCGAAGCGGCAATTTTATTGACCAGTCCGGTCTCCACCGGCTGGGGATAGATCCAGTTTTTTTCCATTAAGCAAAATACTTTCAAAGTTGCAAGTTATGGTAACCTTTCAGCCACGATATTTTTCTCAGTTACCATTATTGGCCACATAAAGCACATAAGCCACAAAAGCGTAGTAGCGTTACTACGTAATAACGTCAAACGGGTTTATTTTGTGCCCCTTGTGCCCCTTCGGTGCAACTCAGGGCATGCTTTTGTGGCTAAATTATAATGGTTCTGATGGTAACCCTAAGCCAGGACAAAAACGGACAGGATCTGTAAGCCGAGTTCTGTATCCCGCCAGAGGCGGGACGATGATCATCTATCTGCCCCCCGCCATTACAGCGGGAGATCAAGCGACCTACCCTTCCGCTTTACGGCCGGACCGGCCTTCTTAAAACCCTGCCACAAGGACAAGGTTTTGGCGGCGGAATCTATTTGGTCTTGCTCCGGCAGGGGTTTGCCTGGCCCCGGACATTGCTGACCGGGCGGTGAGCTCTTACCTCGCCATTTCACCCTTACCTCCCCCGAGGGAGAGGCGGTATATTTTCTGTGGCACTTTCCGTCCCCGCCGCATTACCGGCGAAGCCCCCGGTATTCCCGGGGCTGCCTGTCCTCCGGAGCTCGGACTTTCCTCCCCCCGCCAGAGGCGGGGAGCGATCACCCGATCCTGCCCGTTTTTCTCCTGTTTACCTTGGTTGATTTATTCTCACGCACCATGGAACCTATCCACAGATTTTACAGATTTTCACAGATTACCAGATTTGTTCCCATTGGCTTGTAATAAAATCTGCGTGAATCTGCGCAATCTGCGGATCGGGAAGTCCAACCTTTAATTATAAGTCTTCCTTTGCGACTTTGTCAATGGCGATATTGGACAACCGGTCGGCCAGGCGGTTCTCGGCCCGGGGCACGGCTTTGATCTCCCATTTCTGGAACTTTTCCAGCAGGGAGTGGGCCTGGGTGAAATATATTTTCAGACGGGGTTCCTTGATCTTGTACTCTCCGGTGATCTGCTTGGCCATCAGCTCGCTGTCGGTCTGGATAAGGATCCGGAGATGTTCCCGTTCCAGGGCCAGGGTCAGGCCCATCACCAGCGCCTGGTACTCGGCCTCGTTGTTGGTGGCCTTGCCCAGATACATGGTCTTTTCGGCCAGGGAACGCCCCTGGCTGTCCAGCAGGGCTGCGCCGGCCCCGGCCGGTCCGGGGTTGCCCCGGGCCGCCCCGTCCACCGCCAGGGTCACAATGTCCACCCCGGTCTCCTGTTCTATCTTGTCGGCTAATGCCACCAAGGCCTCTTTCAGGTCGGCCCGGCTGCAGCCCTCTTCCTCGGCCACCTGTGACAGGTGATGGTCGTTGGCTATCTTGCGCAGCACCAGCGAAAGTCTGGCCGAGATCTTGTTCTGTTTTTTGACCATGTTCCCTCCTTGACCTAGCGGTAAATAATTAACTGCTGATTGAGGTTTTATATTTTATGAGTCCACAATAAA
This window contains:
- a CDS encoding ribonuclease HI family protein; the encoded protein is MVKKQNKISARLSLVLRKIANDHHLSQVAEEEGCSRADLKEALVALADKIEQETGVDIVTLAVDGAARGNPGPAGAGAALLDSQGRSLAEKTMYLGKATNNEAEYQALVMGLTLALEREHLRILIQTDSELMAKQITGEYKIKEPRLKIYFTQAHSLLEKFQKWEIKAVPRAENRLADRLSNIAIDKVAKEDL